Within the Streptomyces sp. NBC_00353 genome, the region CACCGAACGTCACTCGCTTCGGGCGGCCGGCAGATGCGGCAGCCGGTCGGCCGCCACCACTCCTTCGAGGTAGCCGCGAGCCCGCTCGGTCCGCGGGTACGCCTCCAGCAGCCGCCAGAACCGCGGACCATGACCGGGGACCAGGAGATGCGCGAGTTCATGGACGAGCACGTAGTCGACGACGTACTCCGGCATGCCCTGCAATCGGTGCGACAGACGGATGCTTCCCTCCGCCGGTGTACAGGACCCCCATCGGGTGTTCTGATTGGTCACCCACCGCACCGACACGGGTCTGGCCCGGCCGTCGAAATACAGGTCGGACAACCGCTCGGCACGCTCGGCGAGTTCGCTGTCACCGAGGATGCGCTTGCTCTCCTGGGCGGCGAGTTTGTCGAGCATCACGCTCACCCAGCGCTGCTCCTCCGCCTCCGACATCCGGGCGGGGATCAGCACGATGGTGCGGTCGCCCTCCCGGTACGCGGAGACCGTTCTGCTGCGGCGGCTGCTCCTGCGGACCTCGACCGCGCTCGTCGCCGAGACGCGGGGCGGATGGCTGGCCGCGCTGCGCTGATGATGTCCGGCGCTGCGCGCGGGGGTCTCGCCGGCGAAGCCGGGTGACGGGTCGGCGGGCACGCCACGACGTTACCCGCTGTCAGTGGGGGAAGTCCCGCCCCCAGGGCGGTTGACGCTTGATCCACTCCACGGCATGCACCAATTGAACGACTAATGCCCCTGCCTGTGGATAACTTTCTGCACGTTTCGATGCCTGCCTGCATTCTGGCAACGGATCTCGCGAAGCTCCGCACACAGAGACCGCAGAGCGACCGCAGAGAGATCACACAGAGATCGCACACAGACCGCACCGACGCTGGACAGCACGACGGACAGAGACCGGGGGAGACCATGCATCCGATGTTGAAGCCCGCACTGCGCCGCGCCTGGCGTGGCAGGGACACCGTGCAATTCGGAGTGACACGCGCTCACGCGGTGAAGCTCGGTCCGGTGGATATCGCCACCGGAAGTTTCCTGGAACTGCTCGACGGAACGCGCGGCCTGCCGCTGCTGCGCGAAGAGGCACGGGCCCTGGATCTCTCGGATCATCAAGTGGACACACTGGTGAGGCGCATGGCGAACGCGGGGCTGATCGACGACGTACGGGCCGGCGGCCCGGAAGCCGCAGCGTTACGGAACCGGGCCGACGTCCTGGAGCGGCAGCGCCCCGACCTCGCGTCGCTCTCGGTCATCCACCCCGAACCGGGCGGCGGGATGCGCAGGCTGGCGGCCCGCCGTGCGATGCGGGTCCAGGTGAGAGGCGCCGGCCGGGTCGGTGCGGCAATCGCCGCGGTTCTGTCCGGGGCCGGAGTGGGCCGGGTCGAGGTCCTGGACGGCGGAGTCACCGAGCCAGCCGACATCGCGCCGGGCGGCCTTCCGGCAGCGGCGGTCGGCGAGCGCAGGGACACCGCAGCCCGGCAGTTGGTCCGCCGCTCGGCCGTCGGCTCCACTTCGCGGGCGACGGGGACGGCGGACGCCGCGGCGGGTGGCACGTCAGCGGGTGGCCCAGCTGCGAGTGGTGGGCCCGCGCTGTCGTTGGTCGTGGTCGCCCCTCGGGACGGTCTCGCGGTGTACGCCCCCGACCCCCGCGCCGCCGAACCGTGGATCGCGTCGGGCATTCCTCATCTCTATGCCGGGGTGATCGAGGCCACCGGTGTGGTCGGCCCCCTGGTCCTGCCCGGGGGTACGGGCTGCGCGGGATGCCTGGCGCTGACCCGCACGGACCGGGATCCGCAGTGGCCAAGGATGCTGACGCAGTGGCGGTCCGGGCGACGCAATGCCGTGCAGGCGTGCGACCTGGGGCTCGCGACAGCAGTGGCCGGTCTCGCCGCAGCCCATGCGCTGGCTTTTCTGGACGGCGAACTGCCCGCGAGCACGGGGGTCAGGTGGGAGGCTGCTCTGCCGCTGTTGGACTGGAGGTCGGAGCAGGTCGGGGCGCACCTCGACTGTTCCTGCGGGGCGGGTGGGCACACTGAGGGGGAGCGCACCTCTGGGCTCGGCACGACGCAGGACACAATGGCCGGGTAACCGCCGCACGCGGCACGGCAGTCTGGGATTTGGAGGGGCGTATGTCTGATCTACCCCGGAAAGCGGTCACCCGTACCGCCAAGTTGGCCGCACTGCCACTCGGCTTCGCCGGCCGGGCCACGTGGGGTCTGGGCAAGCGGATCGGCGGCAGGTCTGCGGAGATAGTGGCCCGCGAGCTCCAGCAGCGCACGGCGGACCAGCTGTTCAAGACACTGGGGGAGCTGAAGGGGGGTGCCATGAAACTCGGTCAGGCCCTGTCCGTCTTCGAGTCGGCGCTGCCCGAGGAGGTTGCCGGGCCGTACCGGGCGGCGCTCACCAAACTGCAGGAAGCGGCGCCCCCCATGCCGACCCGCACCGTCCACGGGGTGCTGGCAGAGCGGCTCGGTGAGGACTGGCGGGAGCTGTTCCTCGAATTCGAGGACAAGCCGTCGGCCGCCGCATCGATCGGGCAGGTGCACCGGGCGGTCTGGCACGACGGGCGCGAGGTCGCGGTGAAGGTGCAGTATCCGGGCGCCGGGGAGGCCCTGCTCTCGGATCTCACCCAACTCAGTCGTTTCGCCCGGATGCTCGGCCCGCTGATCCCCGGGATGGACATCAAACCGCTCATCGCGGAGCTGCGCGACCGTGTGTCGGAGGAGCTGGACTACGAACTGGAGGCGCGGTCCCAGCAGGAGCACGCCAAGGAGTTCGCGGACGATCCCGATGTGGTGATCCCGGGCGTGGTGCACCAGTCGGACCAGGTGCTGGTGACGGAGTGGATCGACGGTGTGCCGCTCTCCGAGGTGATCACGGACGGCACGCAGGAGCAGCGGGACCGTGCGGGCCAGCTGCTGGCCCGATTCCTGTTCTCGGGTCCGGCGCGCACGGGCCTGCTCCACGCGGACCCGCATCCGGGCAACTTCCGGCTGCTGCCTGCGGGAACAGAGGACGGCGAGGCCGGGCAGTGGCGGCTCGGGGTGCTGGACTTCGGCACGGTGGACCGGCTGCCGGGCGGTCTGCCGCAGCCGATCGGGGACTCGTTGCGGCTCACGCTGGCGGGTGACGCCGAAGCGGTGTACGAACTGCTGCGCGAGGAAGGCTTCGTCAAGGAGTCGATCGACCTCGACCCGAATGCGGTACTCGACTATCTGCTGCCGATCATCGAGCCGGCGCAGGTGGAGGAGTTCACCTTCACCCGGAGCTGGATGCGCAATCAAGCGGCTCGGATAGCAGATCTCCGCTCCCCCGCCCATCAGCTGGGCAAGCAGCTGAACCTGCCGCCCGCCTATCTGCTCATACACCGGGTGACGCTGAGCACGATCGGAGTGCTGTGTCAGCTGGGTGCGACGGTGCGGCTGCGGGACGAACTGGAGTCCTGGGTCCCTGGGTTCCTGCCGATCGAGGATCTGTCCGTCGAGGACCTGGCCGTCGGGGACCTGGCCGTCGAGGACCTGCCGATCGCGGACCTGCCGATCGCGGACCTGCCTGAGCAGGAGCAACGGGTGGGCGACGCGGCAGCCGAGGCATAGGTCCCGGGACCGGGCCTGGGCGGGCCTGTCACCACCAGGGCGAGTCGAGGCGGCCTTCGATCGCCCTGATATGGCTGCGGGCGCAGTTGTCACAGAAGTACTGGCGTCTGCCGTTCTCCACGGAGCAGACCCAGGTCGGCGGCGCGTACTCGCTGTCGGCGGCGGTGCCGCACCGGGCGCACACCACGACATGCGCGCCCGGTTGTGCGGGGTGATGAGTCTCCTCGTTCACCTCGTGACGATAACTCCGTCCCCGCGGCGCGGCACGTCACCACACAGCACGACCGCGGGGCCGGTCCGTTCGGACCGGCCCCGCGGAAGGGGTACTGACAAGAGGTAGTGATCGCTGCCGGGCAGAGCGGCTGTCCGGCAGCGGGTGGAGCGGTTCTTCGGCCTGACTAGTGCATGACCGCCATGGCCAGCGCGCGGCGGGCGCGCATCGAAGCGCGCTCCGCCCGGCGCTGCATCCGCCGGGCGGAGACCAGGCGCACGGCCTGGCGCTCCGCGTCGGCTTCCCTCAGGCGGTCGTGCATATGCGCACGAGCCAGAGCTTCTGGGATGAGTTGCATTTCACGGGTCCTGTTCTGACGCGAGTCGTTCGCGCCGATGCTTGTGACGTTCGGTGTTGCGGAGCCGACGGGCTCATTCGTGGGGACGGACATTGGTGCCTGATTTCGGGGATCGTGGGTTCGGGGACGGTCGATGGTTCCGATGCGCTTCATGGGTTTGGGGGCCGTGACCTCCAGGCCGGCGATCACGCCGCGACCGGGTTCTTGCGCGGACGGCCACGCGGCCGCTTGCGAGCGACGACGACGCCCTGGATGAAGAGCTCGCCACCCCAGACACCCCACGGCTCGCGGCGCTCCTTGGCGCCGGCGAGGCAGGCCTCGACGAGCGGGCAGGTGCGGCAGAGGGACTTGGCGTACTCGACATCGGCCGGCGACTCGGCGAAGAAGACCTCCGGGTCGTAGGAGCGGCAGGGGACGGGCACGCCGAGGTTCTCGATGGCGTCGTCGAGCGCGGTGAGCGCAGTGAGGGGGATCAAGGTGGAGTCCTCCGTGAGGCCGGGCGGGGGGATCGTTTCGGAAGGCGGTACGGACGGGGCGTGCGCTTCGAGTTGCACGGTGGTGGTGTCCTCGTCTGGTCGTTCCGGCCGGTCGGCCGGGTGGCTGTTGGTACCGGGTGCTGCTTGTCCCGAGGCGCCTCTTCGCTGTGTCGTCCGTTTGGACAAAACAAAAGGGCCGCGGATCCCGAGTGGGGTTCCGCGGCCCTGAAGGCGCCGGCCTGATGGTCCATCAGGCTGGATCGCTCCAGGGTTCAGGCCCACGGAAGGCCCACATCTTGTGGTGGTGCGTCGTCTGCTGCTCGGCTCCGGCACCGACTGCCGCAAAGGCATAGGCCGCCTTGGCCTGTCCCTTCGCTACTGCTGCCGTCGGTGCCTGGGCCGGTCGCTCATTGCGCTCCCGCACGGGGAGGCTCGCCAGGGACAGCGGGCTGACGGCGGAAATGCCGGACAGACCGGTGCCACGCAGCGAAGATTCCGAAGAGCAGGCGAGGCCGAGCGAGCAGGCGGAGACGACCGACAGATCGGTCATTTTGTTGGTCTCGATGATGCTGATCACGACAATCGCCTCCTCTCGGCGTCTCGGGGGGACCGGGCTTGCCGGTCCTGCGTATTCGGATAAGTACAGCACGGGGTGAGGGCTTCAGAGAAGTCGCTGTTCCCGTGGTTAAGAACCTATGGTGATGACTGGGGCGGGCGCAAACTATTTTTTCGACGAGTTTTTCTCACACCTCGTCGTCGTCTCCTCCGAGCCCCTCGTCTGGGTCCTGGCCTGCGCATATGGCCAGCACGGCGGCGCCGAACCGGTCCAACTTCCGGACACCGACCCCGGAGATTCCCGCCAGTTCACCGTCGCTGCCCGGGACCGCCTCCGCGATCGCGATCAGCGTCTTGTCGGTGAACACGCAGTAGGCCGGCTGGCCGATCTCCTTGGCCTGTTCCGCGCGCCAGTCGCGCAGCCGTTCGTAGAGCGCCTCGTCCATGTCGGAGGGGCAGTCCTCACAGCGCATCAGCTTCATCTCGCCCGCGTCGGTGAGGGTCCTGCCGCAGACCCGGCACAGGGCGGGGCCACGGCGCCTGCGCTTGGCCACCGCCGGCCGCTCGATGCCTCCCCCGGCGCTTCCCCCGGTGCCGGCCGCGCCGCGGCCGCCGCCGAGCGCCGCCGAGCCGGGGCGCAGCCCGTTCAGGAAGCGGCTCGGGCGCCGTCCGCCGCGGCTGCCGGGCGACCGGGACAACGACCAGGACAACGAGAGATGGAAGCGTGCTCGGGTGACGCCGACGTACAGCAGCCGGCGCTCCTCCTCGATCTGCTCGTCGGTCTTGGCGTACGTGATCGGCATCATGCCCTCGGTCAGCCCGACCAGGAACACGGCGTCCCACTCCAGGCCCTTCGCCGAGTGCAGTGATGCCAGCGTGATTCCCTGGACCGTGGGGGCGTGCTGGGCTGCCGCCCGCTCGTCCAGCTCCGCCACCAGGTCGGAGAGCGTCGCCCCCGGCTTGGCCTGTTCGAAGTCCTCGGCCAGCCGGACCAGGGCGGC harbors:
- a CDS encoding ABC1 kinase family protein — encoded protein: MSDLPRKAVTRTAKLAALPLGFAGRATWGLGKRIGGRSAEIVARELQQRTADQLFKTLGELKGGAMKLGQALSVFESALPEEVAGPYRAALTKLQEAAPPMPTRTVHGVLAERLGEDWRELFLEFEDKPSAAASIGQVHRAVWHDGREVAVKVQYPGAGEALLSDLTQLSRFARMLGPLIPGMDIKPLIAELRDRVSEELDYELEARSQQEHAKEFADDPDVVIPGVVHQSDQVLVTEWIDGVPLSEVITDGTQEQRDRAGQLLARFLFSGPARTGLLHADPHPGNFRLLPAGTEDGEAGQWRLGVLDFGTVDRLPGGLPQPIGDSLRLTLAGDAEAVYELLREEGFVKESIDLDPNAVLDYLLPIIEPAQVEEFTFTRSWMRNQAARIADLRSPAHQLGKQLNLPPAYLLIHRVTLSTIGVLCQLGATVRLRDELESWVPGFLPIEDLSVEDLAVGDLAVEDLPIADLPIADLPEQEQRVGDAAAEA
- a CDS encoding WhiB family transcriptional regulator, with protein sequence MQLEAHAPSVPPSETIPPPGLTEDSTLIPLTALTALDDAIENLGVPVPCRSYDPEVFFAESPADVEYAKSLCRTCPLVEACLAGAKERREPWGVWGGELFIQGVVVARKRPRGRPRKNPVAA
- a CDS encoding M48 metallopeptidase family protein; protein product: MPADPSPGFAGETPARSAGHHQRSAASHPPRVSATSAVEVRRSSRRSRTVSAYREGDRTIVLIPARMSEAEEQRWVSVMLDKLAAQESKRILGDSELAERAERLSDLYFDGRARPVSVRWVTNQNTRWGSCTPAEGSIRLSHRLQGMPEYVVDYVLVHELAHLLVPGHGPRFWRLLEAYPRTERARGYLEGVVAADRLPHLPAARSE
- a CDS encoding ThiF family adenylyltransferase; the encoded protein is MHPMLKPALRRAWRGRDTVQFGVTRAHAVKLGPVDIATGSFLELLDGTRGLPLLREEARALDLSDHQVDTLVRRMANAGLIDDVRAGGPEAAALRNRADVLERQRPDLASLSVIHPEPGGGMRRLAARRAMRVQVRGAGRVGAAIAAVLSGAGVGRVEVLDGGVTEPADIAPGGLPAAAVGERRDTAARQLVRRSAVGSTSRATGTADAAAGGTSAGGPAASGGPALSLVVVAPRDGLAVYAPDPRAAEPWIASGIPHLYAGVIEATGVVGPLVLPGGTGCAGCLALTRTDRDPQWPRMLTQWRSGRRNAVQACDLGLATAVAGLAAAHALAFLDGELPASTGVRWEAALPLLDWRSEQVGAHLDCSCGAGGHTEGERTSGLGTTQDTMAG